From the genome of Sporomusa sphaeroides DSM 2875:
CTGCCCGGATTGCCGTGCAGCCAGAAAACGTCAAAACGGCGGCCGCATGGGTGGCAACGCCCGTCCGCAACGCGAAATGTTTGACGCTACCTGCAGCGCCTGTGGCATTGAAACCCAGGTTCCTTTCCGTCCTACCGCCGGAAAACCTGTATATTGCCGCGAGTGCTTCCAATCCAACAGATAATTAATTATTGCTTATGTAACAGGCCGGATACACCCGGCCTGTTTTTTGTTTGCCGGCACAAGACCCGGCGCGGGCGGCCGTCATACAACACCGCGCCGCCGGCGCTTAACCTCCGCTTATGCATAACGGCCGCCCTCGCCTCAGCAAAATTGACGGTTGTAATATATTTACCTTCCTCTGTAAAAACTAAC
Proteins encoded in this window:
- a CDS encoding zinc-ribbon domain containing protein; translated protein: MDFQDKDLSCKECGTAFCFTASEQAFYAEKGFQNDPSRCPDCRAARKRQNGGRMGGNARPQREMFDATCSACGIETQVPFRPTAGKPVYCRECFQSNR